In a single window of the Rhopalosiphum padi isolate XX-2018 chromosome 1, ASM2088224v1, whole genome shotgun sequence genome:
- the LOC132919176 gene encoding malignant T-cell-amplified sequence 1 homolog codes for MFKKFDDKDSVIGIQQLKSSVQKGIRTKIIDQYPTLEEYIDSILPKKDALRIVKCQDHIEIIVNSAGDCLFFRHRNGPWLPTLKLLHKYPFFLPKEQVDLGAIKFVMSGANIMCPGLTSPGAKIEPVPQNTIVAVMAEGKQHALAIGITSLSTDDILKVNKGVGIENCHYLNDGLWQMKAVK; via the exons atgtttaagaa atTTGATGATAAAGATAGTGTGATTGGTATTCAACAGTTAAAATCATCTGTTCAAAAAGGTATtagaacaaaaattattgatcAATATCCAACACTTGAGGAGTATATAGATTCAATATTACCTAAGAAAGATGCATTAAGAATTGTTAAATG CCAAGatcatattgaaataattgttaattcagCTGGCGACTGTTTATTTTTCCGGCATAGAAATGGCCCCTGGCTACCTACACTAAAGCTTCTTCATAAAT ATCCGTTCTTCCTTCCTAAAGAACAAGTAGACTTAGGTGCCATTAAATTTGTTATGAGTGGTGCCAACATTATGTGTCCTGGTTTGACATCCCCTGGAGCAAAAATTGAGCCTGTTCCACAAAATACAATTGTT gctGTAATGGCAGAAGGCAAACAGCATGCTCTGGCAATTGGAATAACTAGTCTTTCTACGGatgatat attaaaaGTGAATAAAGGAGTTGGTATTGAAAACTGTCACTATTTGAATGATGGTCTTTGGCAAATGAAAGCTGTGAAGTAA
- the LOC132919168 gene encoding leucine-rich repeat-containing protein 58 produces MFNGYYGSTSESSDSDAPIDDGSSVKTMDLNYLLLDGDTIQKHLVDMCERSRPDGIDTMLLNHNAMLSLPPAINQFQHLRVLDISNNRLTHVPDFVARLPLTTLVAKNNLIDDDGFPKEFGCAVHLKVLNISGNRLSHFPQQLLSVTTLEYLYMGSNNLVEIPKDINKLIRLKFLCLGGNHLSDVPVTLGMLDNLKALNLSDNSLESLPPAIANLKHLKSLMLHKNRLRTLPIEIISLKCLTELSLRDNPLVVRFVSDMTHNPPSLLELSARSVKINNVQYGERDLPYNLIEYLSSAHHCVNPKCKGVFFDDRVEHIKFVDFCGKYRIPLLQYLCSSKCIVNHRNILGDSTDSNMMRKVLLG; encoded by the exons ATGTTCAACGGGTATTACGGGTCGACGTCGGAGAGCAGCGACAGCGACGCGCCGATCGACGACGGATCGTCCGTCAAGACGATGGACCTCAACTACCTGTTGCTGGACGGCGACACCATCCAAAAGCATTTGGTCGACATGTGCGAGCGCAGCCGGCCGGACGGCATCGACACGATGCTGCTCAACCACAACGCCATGCTGTCCCTGCCGCCGGCCATCAATCAGTTCCAGCACCTCCGCGTGCTCGACATTAGCAACAACCGGTTGACGCATGTGCCCGACTTCGTGGCGCGGTTGCCGCTCACCACGCTGGTCGCCAAGAACAATCTGATCGACGACGACGGGTTCCCCAAGGAGTTCGGTTGTGCCGTCCACCTCAAGGTGCTCAACATCAGCGGCAACCGGTTGTCGCACTTTCCCCAACAGCTGCTCTCGGTCACCACTCTCGAGTACCTGTACATGGGCAGCAATAATCTGGTCGAGATACCCAAAGATATCAACAAACTCATCAG gttgaAGTTCTTGTGTTTGGGCGGAAATCATTTGTCAGATGTACCTGTGACATTGGGTATGTTGGATAATTTGAAAGCGCTTAATTTGAGTGATAACTCACTGGAGAGCTTGCCGCCGGCCATTGCCAATCTCAAACACCTAAAATCGTTGATGTTACACAAAAACAGACTTCGTACACTACCTATAGAAATCATATCATTGAAGTGCCTCACAGag ttaagcCTGAGGGACAATCCATTGGTTGTGAGATTCGTAAGTGATATGACACATAATCCACCATCTTTACTCGAACTGTCTGCCAGATCAGTGAAAATTAACAATGTACAATATGGAGAACGCGATTTGCCTTACAATTTGATCGAATACTTATCGAGCGCACATCATTGTGTCAACCCTAAGTGTAAAG GTGTATTTTTCGACGACAGAGTTGAACACATTAAGTTTGTAGACTTTTGTGGCAAATACCGTATTCCGTTGCTACAGTACCTATGTTCatcaaaatgtatagttaacCACAGAAACATACTTGGAGATAGCACCGACAGCAATATGATGAGAAAGGTTTTACTTGGGTAA
- the LOC132919188 gene encoding actin-related protein 2/3 complex subunit 4: MTTTLKPYLSVVKHSLDAAICITQFYSQVVERHSKPEIEMQTNRELILTPMLISRNERERVFIESSINSIRVSIAIKQCDEIERLLCDKFTRFMMKRAENFFILRRKPIAGYDITFLITNMHVEQMYRNKLIDFIIRFMEEIDKEISEMKLAINARARICSEEFLKHF, translated from the coding sequence ATGACTACAACACTCAAACCTTACCTTTCAGTTGTAAAGCATTCGTTGGATGCTGCCATATGCATAACCCAATTTTACTCGCAAGTAGTTGAACGTCACAGCAAACCAGAAATAGAAATGCAAACCAACAGGGAGTTAATATTGACTCCAATGTTAATCAGTCGCAATGAGCGAGAACGTGTTTTTATTGAAAGCTCTATAAATTCAATACGAGTGAGTATAGCAATTAAACAATGTGATGAGATTGAGCGATTATTGTGTGATAAATTCACAAGATTCATGATGAAACGAGCAGAAAATTTTTTCATTCTAAGAAGGAAACCAATTGCTGGATATGACATAACATTCCTAATTACTAATATGCATGTGGAACAGATGTACAGGAATAAACTTATTGATTTCATTATTCGATTTATGGAAGAAATTGACAAAGAGATCAGTGAAATGAAGTTGGCGATTAATGCAAGAGCAAGAATTTGTTCAGAAGAGTttctcaaacatttttaa